A genomic window from Halorubrum trapanicum includes:
- a CDS encoding succinate dehydrogenase hydrophobic membrane anchor subunit, which translates to MAERYSSFKSGGRMWFLQRVTAVFLLVVLAFHFFLLHFVHHADEVSFLASSARMEQLSYYSLMILFLVTATFHGVNGVYNALVNQGLTGTKRTVIKWTLVAASVVLIAQGIRTANAWAGIGLY; encoded by the coding sequence ATGGCCGAGCGCTACTCCTCGTTCAAGTCGGGCGGCCGGATGTGGTTCCTCCAGCGGGTCACGGCGGTCTTCCTCTTAGTCGTGTTGGCGTTCCACTTCTTCTTGCTCCACTTCGTCCACCACGCCGACGAGGTGTCGTTCCTCGCCAGCTCCGCCCGGATGGAGCAGCTGAGCTACTACTCGCTGATGATCCTCTTCCTCGTGACCGCGACGTTCCACGGGGTCAACGGCGTCTACAACGCCTTGGTGAACCAGGGGCTCACCGGCACGAAACGCACCGTGATCAAGTGGACGCTCGTCGCCGCGAGCGTCGTGCTGATCGCGCAGGGAATCCGCACCGCGAACGCGTGGGCGGGCATCGGACTCTACTGA
- a CDS encoding TetR/AcrR family transcriptional regulator encodes MSDSPSAAAEIMDGVYSALRAHGYADLTMQDIADECSKSKSLLHYHYDTKEDLLVAFLEYIISDSEERIAARADDPPVDRLVQFVGWFVFAPDEADREAFHIALLELRTQGPFNERIREQLARSDRLLRGTVADILADGIEAGVFRDVDVEETAALLVATLDGARTRQITLAGAERDAEGDGYTREVAEAALRRIVGPLLAEGVELPPLDEAIEALRRTPDDSDGDDDPDGSDDDPEADGPAGDRE; translated from the coding sequence ATGAGCGACTCGCCGAGCGCGGCAGCGGAGATCATGGACGGGGTGTACAGCGCCCTCCGCGCTCACGGCTACGCCGACCTGACGATGCAGGACATCGCCGACGAGTGTTCGAAGAGCAAGTCGCTGCTCCACTACCACTACGACACGAAGGAGGACCTGCTCGTCGCCTTCTTGGAGTACATCATCTCCGACTCCGAGGAGCGGATCGCGGCCCGCGCCGACGACCCGCCCGTCGACCGGTTGGTCCAGTTCGTCGGGTGGTTCGTCTTCGCGCCCGACGAGGCAGACCGCGAGGCGTTCCACATCGCCCTGCTGGAGCTGCGCACGCAGGGGCCGTTCAACGAGCGGATCCGCGAGCAACTGGCGCGCAGCGACCGGCTGCTCCGGGGGACCGTCGCCGACATCCTCGCGGACGGCATCGAGGCCGGCGTCTTCCGCGACGTCGACGTCGAGGAGACGGCGGCCCTGCTCGTGGCCACCCTCGACGGCGCGCGGACGCGGCAGATCACGCTCGCCGGCGCGGAGCGCGACGCCGAGGGCGACGGCTACACCCGAGAGGTCGCGGAGGCGGCGCTCCGGCGGATCGTCGGGCCGCTGCTCGCGGAGGGGGTCGAACTACCGCCGCTCGACGAGGCTATCGAGGCGCTCCGGCGCACCCCCGACGACTCTGACGGTGACGACGACCCCGACGGTTCGGACGACGACCCTGAGGCCGACGGGCCCGCGGGCGACCGCGAATGA
- a CDS encoding succinate dehydrogenase/fumarate reductase iron-sulfur subunit: MSTQIPKQTEESTETETEPASKGDERRAEKRRRAAERREQRQAEEAEKAAADEDTIELKVFRYDPQVEGKQEPRFDTFHVPFTKGMTVLDALMYARDTYDSSLTFRHSCRQAVCGSDAMFVNGGQKLACKTQISDLEEPVRVEPLPHAEVTKDLVVDMEHFYEQMEAVEPYFQTDEYPDGELEEQRQDRENREKIKMSTRCIWCGACMSSCNIAAGDNEYLGPAAINKAYRFAMDEREGEEMKQKRLEIIEQEHGVWRCQTQFSCTEVCPKDIPLTEHIQELKREAVKNNLKFW; encoded by the coding sequence ATGAGCACGCAAATTCCGAAGCAGACCGAGGAATCGACCGAGACCGAGACGGAGCCCGCCTCGAAGGGCGACGAGCGCCGCGCGGAGAAGCGGCGCCGCGCGGCCGAGCGCCGCGAGCAGCGACAGGCGGAGGAGGCCGAGAAGGCGGCCGCCGACGAGGACACGATCGAGCTGAAGGTGTTCCGCTACGACCCGCAGGTGGAGGGGAAACAGGAGCCGCGGTTCGACACGTTCCACGTCCCGTTCACCAAGGGGATGACCGTCCTCGACGCGCTGATGTACGCGCGCGACACGTACGACTCCTCGCTCACGTTCCGGCACTCCTGCCGGCAGGCCGTCTGCGGCTCCGACGCGATGTTCGTCAACGGCGGCCAGAAGCTGGCGTGTAAGACGCAGATCTCGGACCTCGAGGAGCCGGTCCGCGTCGAGCCGCTCCCGCACGCCGAGGTGACGAAGGACCTCGTCGTCGACATGGAGCACTTCTACGAGCAGATGGAGGCCGTCGAGCCGTACTTCCAGACGGACGAGTACCCGGACGGCGAGCTCGAAGAGCAGCGCCAGGACCGGGAGAACCGCGAGAAGATCAAGATGTCCACGCGCTGTATCTGGTGTGGCGCGTGCATGTCCTCGTGCAACATCGCCGCGGGCGACAACGAGTACCTCGGGCCGGCCGCGATCAACAAGGCGTACCGGTTCGCGATGGACGAACGCGAGGGCGAGGAGATGAAACAGAAGCGGCTGGAGATCATCGAGCAGGAACACGGCGTCTGGCGGTGTCAGACGCAGTTCTCCTGTACGGAGGTGTGCCCGAAGGACATCCCCCTTACCG
- a CDS encoding cold-shock protein, whose protein sequence is MAKGEVDFFNDTGGYGFISTDDADEDVFFHMEDVGGPDLEEGQEVEFDIEEADKGPRASNVTRL, encoded by the coding sequence ATGGCGAAAGGCGAAGTTGACTTCTTCAACGACACTGGCGGCTACGGTTTCATTTCGACTGACGACGCGGACGAAGACGTGTTCTTCCACATGGAAGACGTCGGCGGCCCGGACCTCGAAGAGGGTCAGGAAGTCGAGTTCGACATCGAGGAGGCGGACAAGGGTCCGCGCGCGTCGAACGTCACCCGTCTGTAA
- the sdhC gene encoding succinate dehydrogenase, cytochrome b556 subunit gives MSQSYNRGLIEDFGRWREFEAGMWAWIFHKFTGWVLIGYLFTHIAVLSTGIPAAGASQAAINAGTDVYTQTIVSLEGLLLVRLLEVGLLAVAVFHMLNGTRLLLTDLGIGLDAQDKSFYASLILTGAITVASVPTFIAGAF, from the coding sequence ATGAGTCAGTCGTACAATCGAGGCCTCATCGAGGACTTCGGCCGCTGGCGGGAGTTCGAGGCGGGGATGTGGGCGTGGATCTTCCACAAGTTCACGGGATGGGTGCTCATCGGGTACCTGTTCACGCACATCGCCGTGTTGAGTACGGGGATTCCGGCGGCGGGCGCGAGTCAGGCGGCCATCAACGCGGGCACCGACGTGTACACGCAGACGATCGTCTCCTTGGAGGGGCTGCTGCTCGTGCGGCTCCTGGAGGTCGGCCTGCTCGCGGTGGCGGTGTTCCACATGCTCAACGGGACCCGACTCCTCCTCACCGACCTCGGGATCGGGCTGGACGCACAGGACAAAAGCTTCTACGCGTCGCTAATCTTAACCGGAGCGATCACCGTCGCGTCGGTACCGACGTTCATCGCGGGGGCGTTCTGA
- a CDS encoding MFS transporter, with protein MTRFGFERPPPVLLAVIASTFFVGFGGGVVFPILPNLGAVLGISAFVVGAILSANRWVRLVANAPAGALVDRYGTRTPFVVGLFVEGVATLGYVVALAMPPAESLRPLAASLPTVAAGPLVVGPEEWFGPIGVAVAPETWFLLARVLWGLGSAAVFATAYTIAADLSDSGSRGTNMGIVRGGITMGFPAGLVLGGIVSALAGNVAAFTVAAAFALTASVVAYRYVPETHVTTDRSDDSIRPWEVDTAVPAVTVGLVNFGLMFAYIGALFSTLVLFLGAEDISLFGLAPQGTSGLFMAGTVVSAAFFMLVGGRVSDTRDSRTPILLAFLVVSFVGFLLLARAGSVLSLGLACVFIGAGQGGTSGPMMALLADLTPDERMGRASGTNNVLGDVGGGLGPMVSLPLIEAVGFTPIYAACAALPLLAGGVLLLGVRRETGTFLPGRVADETGSSDPSSVVDS; from the coding sequence ATGACCCGCTTCGGGTTCGAGCGGCCGCCGCCGGTCCTGCTCGCGGTGATCGCGAGCACCTTCTTCGTCGGCTTCGGCGGCGGCGTCGTCTTCCCAATCTTACCGAACCTCGGCGCGGTTCTCGGCATCTCGGCGTTCGTGGTCGGCGCGATCCTCTCAGCGAACCGGTGGGTGCGGCTCGTCGCGAACGCGCCGGCCGGCGCCCTCGTCGACCGGTACGGGACGCGGACGCCGTTCGTCGTCGGCCTGTTCGTCGAGGGGGTCGCCACGCTCGGCTACGTCGTCGCGCTCGCGATGCCGCCCGCCGAGTCGCTCCGCCCGCTCGCGGCCTCGCTGCCGACGGTCGCGGCCGGTCCCTTGGTCGTCGGCCCCGAGGAGTGGTTCGGTCCGATCGGGGTCGCCGTCGCGCCCGAGACGTGGTTCCTGCTCGCGCGGGTCCTCTGGGGGCTCGGCTCCGCGGCCGTGTTCGCGACCGCCTACACCATCGCCGCCGACCTCTCGGACAGCGGCTCGCGCGGGACGAACATGGGGATCGTCCGCGGCGGGATCACGATGGGGTTCCCGGCCGGCCTCGTGCTCGGCGGGATCGTCTCCGCGCTCGCGGGCAACGTCGCCGCGTTCACCGTCGCCGCCGCGTTCGCGCTCACGGCCAGCGTGGTCGCCTACCGGTACGTCCCGGAGACACACGTCACGACCGACCGCTCCGACGACTCGATCAGGCCGTGGGAGGTCGACACCGCGGTCCCCGCCGTGACGGTCGGCTTAGTCAACTTCGGGCTGATGTTCGCGTACATCGGTGCGCTCTTTTCCACGCTCGTTTTGTTCCTCGGCGCCGAGGACATCTCGCTGTTCGGCCTCGCCCCGCAGGGCACCTCCGGGCTGTTCATGGCCGGCACGGTCGTCTCGGCCGCGTTCTTCATGCTCGTCGGCGGGCGGGTCTCCGACACCCGTGACTCCCGGACGCCGATCCTGCTGGCGTTCCTCGTCGTCTCGTTCGTCGGGTTCCTGCTGCTCGCCCGGGCCGGGTCGGTCCTCTCTTTGGGCCTCGCCTGCGTCTTCATCGGCGCCGGGCAGGGCGGGACGAGCGGCCCGATGATGGCCCTGCTCGCGGACCTGACCCCCGACGAGCGGATGGGGCGCGCCTCGGGGACGAACAACGTCCTCGGCGACGTGGGCGGCGGCCTCGGCCCGATGGTGTCGCTCCCCCTGATCGAGGCGGTCGGGTTCACTCCCATCTACGCCGCCTGCGCGGCCCTCCCGCTGCTCGCCGGTGGCGTC